CACATCTTTCGGCACCCGTGAGGTAATGATACGATGGGACTTGCAGTGGGGGCAGACGACCATGTCCATAACGCACACTTTCTGTTGGGCTCGGTGTTTTCGCTGGTTTTATTCTAAGGAATCGTCCGAGCCCCTGTCAAACGAGCGCCCAATACGGGCGAATTCTGAGAAAATCCACCAAAACCCCGGCTTCAGGCCCCCGGCTGAAGCAACGAAAGCGCCGCCCCGGGATCGTCCGGCACCGGAACCACGCAACGAAAGCCCAGATTGGGGTCTGATCGCATCAGCGGAAACGGAAAGCGCGTCGTCCACGGGCGCGGCGCTTCGTTCGCATTCCCCCCGCGCGTCACCAGATAGCTCTGGTAGTCCGGTTGCTCCCCGGAGGCCAGGGGGGGCTCGCAGGTGCGCGTCCACTCCGACGCGTTCCCCGCCATGTCGAAGCACCCGAAATACGAGCGGTCGGCCTCGCGCGATCGCACGGACCCCGGCGTGTACACGCCCGCCCCGCCGTCAAAGCGCGCCACCACGAGCTCCGGATCCGGCTCGCCCTCCCAGGGGTAGTCCGGCGGCTCCCGATCGCCGTAGGCCGCCCGCGCCCACTGGGCCTCCGTCGGGAGCTCGGCGCCGCGCCAGGCCGCATACGCCATGGCGTCGAAGCCGCTCACCAGCGTAATCGGGTGGTTCGCCCGCCCCGCCAGCTCCGCGGGCACGCTCCAGTTCGCCTCGGCCTCGGCGAACCGCGCATAGTTGGCCACCGTCACCTCCGTCTCGTCGATGAGGAAGCCCGGCAGCTCCGCCGTCGCCCCGCCAACGGAAACGGGGCCCGGCGGGACGAACACCATCCCGTCGCGGATCACCAGCGGAGCCAGGTAACACTGGAGCGCCCGGCGGGCCGATGCGATGGCGCGCGGCTCGTCCGTCGCCGCCTCGGCCGCCGCCCAGTGGCGATCCCCCTCCGCCACCGCGCCGTTGAGGCCGGGGCGGTCGGCGCGCTCGCGCGCCAGGGGCTGTAGCGTCTTCATGATGGCCCGGTAGTGCGCAAACGACGGCTCGGCGGTTGCCGCCGCCTCCGCGCCCCCCGCCGCCTCTCCGCCCTGGGCCGCGGCCTCCGCAAGCACCGCGCGCCGGTGCTGCTCCGCCTGGCCCAGGCCCCAGAGCCCGCCCATCAGGATCGCGGCGACCGCAATACCCGCAAGAATCTTCCGCGGAGAATACTCGCCCGCGCCGATGCGCCGCGTCAGCCGGGTCTTGGAAGTGTTAATGCCCGAGCGGATCTGCTGCGTGATCGGCTGGAGCGCCTGCCGCAGTTCGGCCGCGTTCTGGTACCGGTCCTTCGGGTCCGGCTCCACGCACCGCGCCACGATCTTGTCCAGCGCCGGCGGCACGTCCTTCGTAATCTGCGAGGCCGGCTTCGGCACGCCCGTCGGCACGCTGCCGGTAAGGATCTCGTACAGCATCACGCCCACGCTGTAAATATCCGCGCGCGCGTCCACATCGCGGCTGTTCCGGATCTGCTCCGGCGACATGTAAAACGGCGTGCCCATCACAATGGAGGCGTTCGTCAGCCGGGTATTCGCCATCAGTTTGGAAATGCCAAAGTCCATCAGCCGCACCCCGCCATCCTGCCCCAGCATCACGTTCTCCGGCTTGATGTCCCGGTGGACCGTAAACTGGTGCGCGTACTCCAGGGCGGCGCAAAGCTGATCGAATATGCGCATCGTCTGCGCGATCGGCAGCCGCTCGCCCGGCGGCAGGTTGTCCAGGATCTCGCGCAGCGACATGCCCTGGAGGTACTCCATCGAAATATAGAGGATCTTCCCGTCTTCCCCGATATCGTGCACCCGCACTATATTCGGGTGCGCAAGACGCCGCGCGATCTTCGCCTCGTTGTAGAAGCGCTCCAGCACCACCTTGTCCTGAAGAAACTGCGGCAGCAGCGTCTTCAGCGCCACATCTTCCCCCAGCGTGTTGTCGTGAACCTTGTAAATGCTCCCCATTCCGCCCTGACCGATCAGGTTCAGCACCGTGTAGCGCCCCGCGACCACCTGCCCCCGGTGAAACTGGAGCTGGCTCCGCCCCGGAACCTGCGCCGGGGCCCGCGCCGGCTCCGGAGCCTCAATGCTGATCCGCGGCAGGCGCGCGCCGCATTTCTCGCAGCTCTCCTGCCGGTCCGGGTTCACGTGGAAGCAATGGGGACACTTGACTCTGGCCATGGGACGGAACAATCTCCTGGGCGTGCGCTGGTGCGGCGGCCCGTGCCGCCGCGCTTATCCTACCGCCTGCCAGGCCCGACTGCAAGCAACCCGCCTATCCACCCCCCTTGTCGCGTTGTAGAATCGCGGACGGGCCGAAGGTGCGCCGTGGCGGAAATGCCCGTGTTCCTTCGCGCCGCTGTAGCGGTGGCGTTGCGTGCGGCCGCGCCGACTTGGACTGCCGGGACGGCAATCCTGCGATTTCCTCAGACGGGTATGTCGGAGTCCTTCATGACGGGCGGGACGGGGTCCGGGGTGGCGGCGGGGAGTGCGGGCGAGTTGGGCAGGCGATCGAGGCGGATCTGGTCGAAGATCGCGGCGAGGCAGGCGTTGGCGTCGTTTCGGCGGTGTTCGTCGGGGATTTCGATGAAGTCGAAGTGGATGAACAGATCCTGCCCGTCGGCGGATTTGACGCGGAGCCGCTCGGTGGGGGTTGCGGCGGGGGTGCCGTTGTCGTGGGTGGGGGATGCCAGCAACACGGCCCCGGAGGCCAGGCGCAGGTCGAGGTGGTGCAGGCCGAGTTCCTGCCGGCACAGGGCGAGCAGCAGGCCGGTGCGGGCGGTGCTCCCGTTTCCGTTGAGGCAGAGAGTGGCGTAGGCGCTGAATGCGTGCAGGAGGCGGTTGCGCCGCCGGCGATCGGCAATGCGGCGGAAAGTGGTGGGGCGGAGGTAGCCGGCGAGCCAGGCGATGTAGGCGAGGGAGCCGCAGAAGAGGGCGTAGGACAGGAACTGGGCCGGGGAGCCTTCCCGCGCGAGGGCGGCGAGCACCGCGGAGGCCGCCAGGCATACGGCGACGCCGCACAACGTAAGGACGACGCGGGGCTGCGAATAGCCCTTGCTGAGGAGGCGGTGGTGGGTGTGGTGGTTGTCGCCCATGAAGATGGGGACGCCGCGGAGGTAGCGGCGGATGATGGAGACGAGGGTCTCGAAGATGGGGAAGCTGAGGGCCAGCACGGGGGCCACGAGGATGATGGCGGCGGGCGACTTCTGCGCGCCGACGAGGGACATCGTGGCGAGGGCGTAGCCGAGGAACATGCTTCCGGTGTCGCCGAGAAACATGCGGGCGGGCGGGAAATTGAAAAGGAGGAAGGCCAACACGCCCCCGGCGAGCGCGGCGCCCGCGAGGGTGATGAAGGCGTTGCCCTGGATCAGGCTGAGCGCGACGAGGGACAGCGCGCCGACGAATGCGATGCCGGAGGCGAGGCCGTCGATGCCGTCGATGAGGTTGAAGGCGTTTATGAGGCCGACGATCCAGAAGGCGGTCAGGAGAATGCCGAGGGGCAGGCCGAGGTTGATCGTGCCGAGTAGCGGCAGGGAGACGGAGGAGACGGCGAAACCGAAGCACGTTACAAACAGGGCGACGGCGAGCTGGCCGGCGAGCTTGTAGCGCGCGCGCATCCCCCGGGTATCGTCCACGAGCCCGAGCGCGAGGATGCCCAGGGCGCCCGCGGCGAGCACAAAGCACTCGCGGCGGCTGTAGGTGGCCAGGCCATAGATCGCGTCGAAGTGCGCCGGGTAGTGCCGGAGCAGGTAGCCCCAGTTGAGGAAGACCAGGTAGCCGCCGATCGCGCAAAAGATACCGAGCGTAACCAGCGGGAGCGCGATCGCGAGGCCGCCCAGGAGGGGCATCGCGCCCTCGAAGACCTTGCGGTAGCCGCCCTGGTCAACGGCGCCGACCCGGCGGGCGAAGCGGCGGACGAGGGGGACGAGCAGCACCGTGGCGGCGAAGCACCCCCCGAAGAGCGATCCCGCGGCGATTAACAATGATTGTGTAGCCAAGCGACATGCCCTTCCCGCGTACGCGTCTCGGCCGGGCGAATGGCCTTCAGCTTTACAACGCTTTCGCAGGCCGTAGTATAGCCGCGAAATGCGCGGCCAATCAATCCGTTTCGTCGCGGGCCCATGTTTTTGGGCATGGCGCCGCCGCTTTCGCCGCGTGCGCCGGGCGCGCGGGGAGCCGGCGGGGAGGGGCCGCGCACCGGCGCGATCCCGGGCGCTATCGGGGCGTCTTGAACGGGTTCACCCGGGCGCGCCCAACGGGCGCGATCCCGCCGGATCGCGCCGAAAAACCGCGACATAGTGGCATTCATGGGTTGCAATATACTACGGCGAACGTGCTACCATCGCCCGGACGGTGGCCACGGGATTGCGCGGTACGCCGTACTCGCGCCTGTGCGCGGCCCGGCGCGCCCCCGAGAAACGCGCCACAAAAGCGGGAATCCGCCCGGTCCGCGCGGCGTGACGCCCATCCCCTGGCCCGGCGGATCAGCGTGCGGCCAGGCAGAACCCCGAGCCCACCCGAACAGGAGACACGCATGACGGAAGGACCCGAATCCGGCGATTACTCGGAATTGGACCTTGGGAAAATTCTCCGCCTGATCTACAACAAGAAATGGTTGATCTTCGGGGTGGCCGTTCTAACCGGTATCGCGGCGGCGGCCTACACCCTGACCAAGAGCAACGTGTACGAGTCCAGCGCGGCGCTGATAGTCCGCGAGCCCCAATCCGCGCTGGAGCAGAAGCCGGACGCAACCGGCGCCACCGAGCAGCCCCGATACCTCTCGGTGGAAACCCTCCAGTTGCTGGCGGAGTCGACGGCGACGGTCCGCGAGCTATTTGACAGGCTCTGGGAGGAAAAGGCGGTGGAGGCGTGGGGCGCTCCGGGCGCCGATCGCGAGGCGGCGTTCCGATCGCTGCAAAACGCGCTGTCCACCTCGCTCATGAAGCAACAGAACCGCCGCTCCTCCAGCGCGATGGAACTTCTCCCTGTGTTGACGCTTACCGCGCGGGCAGGCAGCCCCGAGGCGGCCCGCATCATCGCGGATCGGTGGGCTTCGATCGTCGAGAAGAAGAGCACCGCCGTGTACACGCAGGGGCTTACGGCCAGCAGCACGTTTATCGGCGGGATGTTCGAGAATGCGAGCAAGGAGCTGAAATTGCTGGAGAATTCGCTCAAGGCGTCCAAACTGGAAGCGCAACTTGCCCTGAAGAAATCCCGGGAGGAAACGGTCACCACCAAGATTATCATGCTGGAGGACCAAATCCTGGAGCTCGACGTGGAACTGGCCGTCAACCGCCGCGCGATCGAGGAGGGGACCCGCCGCGCCGCGGAGCAGCAGTACGAGCGGCAGTGGATTGGAACGGCGGCCGAAGACGCCTTGCTTCGCGGCGAACCGTATCCCTTCACGGAGGAAGAATTGACGGAGCAGGCGGCCAAGGTGGTCGATCTGATCGAGCAAAAGGTGGCGCAGCGGGAGGAGCTTCGGAGCTTCCGGCGCGAGCAGAACATGCTCTCGAAGAAGACGCAGTTTACGCACTATGAGGCCGATATTGCCCGCATTCTCGGGGAAAAGGCAAAGGTGGACGACGATATTCCCGGGCTCGAGCGTGGGATCGCGGCGTTGCAGCGCCAGCTTGAGGAAATGCCGGAGATGCTTGTGTTGAACAAGGCCATCACGGACGATGCGCTGTGGAAGACCTATCTGGAGGAAGGGAAGGCGGTCCCGGAGACGCAGACGCCGCTCCAGAGCGAAGCGCTGAACCCGGTGTACCATTCCACGGTCGAGTCGATTGTGGAAATGACCACCGAACTCGAAACGCTCCGCGCGCGCTCCGCGCAGTTGGAGGCCAGCGCGCAGGCGGCGGAGGCCCGGCTGATCGAGCTGGAACTGGATATTGACCAGATCCAGCAGGGCATCGATCGCCGCGAGCAGGCCCTGGAAGCGACGGACGGGCTCATCAAGCTGTTGCGCGACGATTACCTCACGGAGAGGAACCGCGTGGACGAGCTGATCGTTGCGAATATGCGCAAAGAGGAGGAGCGCCAAATTCGCCTCGAAAAACAGGCGGAGTTTGAAACGGTGATGGGTTCCCTGGAGTTGGAGGTCGCCGATTCCGAACTGGAGATCGAGCAGATCACCCGGGAAGTGGAGACCCGCAAAAGCATCCGCACGGCGCTTGCGGGCCGCGCCGAGACCGCCACGCTCCTGCAGGTCGCCTCGGAGAACGCGGCGCAGACCGGCACCGGGATCCTGTATCAGGCCGAGGCGAACCCGCAGAAGATAGCGCCCGCGCGCACGAAGATGGTGCTGGCGAGCACGGTTGTAGCCGTGGCCGGCGCCATTCTGCTACTATGCGCGCTCGAAATTGCGCGGCCCCGGGGTAAGGAAGAGTAAAGACCATGGCAAACGAGTTGTTAAACAGGATTTCGGACAAGTCGGTGACGGTCGGGATTATCGGTCTCGGCTACGTGGGCCTGCCCCTGATCCAGGCCTTGGTCACCAAGGGCTACCGCGCCCTCGGATTCGACATCGACCCGAAGAAGGTCGAGTCACTCCAGGCGGGCAAGAGCTATATCAAGCACATCCCGGACGCGTGGCTCCAGGACTGGATCGCCAGCGGCCTGTTCTCGGCCACGGCCGACATGGCTCGGCTCGGCGAAGCGGACGCGGTACTCATCTGCGTGCCCACGCCGCTGAAGAAGGACCGCGACCCGGATCTTTCGTACGTCGAATCGACCTGCGAATCGATCGCCAGGGCGCTTCGCCCCGGTCAGCTGGTGGTCCTGGAAAGCACGACCTACCCGGGCACGACGCGCGACATCATGCTGCCCATTCTGGAGACGAGCGGCCTGAAGGCGGGGACCGATTTCTACCTGGCCTACAGCCCCGAGCGCGAAGATCCCGGCAATCCGAACTTCCAGGCGAACAGCATCCCGAAGGTCGTCGGCGGCTACGACGCGCAGTCGCTCGAAGCCGCGGTGGCGCTCTACCGCCAGGTGATCGTGCAGGTGGTGCCGGTTTCCTCCTGCGAAGTGGCCGAGGCCGCAAAGATCCTCGAAAACACGTACCGCTCGGTCAATATCGCCATGGTCAACGAGCTCAAGGTGATCCTGACGCGGCTCGGGGTTGACGTGTGGGAAGTTATCGACGCGGCGAAGACGAAGCCCTTCGGCTTTCAGGCTTTTTACCCCGGGCCGGGCCTGGGCGGCCATTGCATCCCGATCGACCCGTTCTACCTGAGCTACGTGGCGCGGACAGCGGGCGTGAACACGCGCTTCATCGAGCTGGCCGGCGAGATCAACACGAGCATGCCGGAATATGTGGTCAACATCGTGGCCAACGCGCTCAATGAAAAGAGCAAGCCGATCCGGGGCAGCAAGATCTGCCTGCTCGGCGCCGCCTACAAGAAAGACGTGGACGATCCCCGGGAAAGCCCTTCCTTCGAGATCATGGAGCGCCTGATAGAAAAGGGCGCGGACCTTACCTACAGCGATCCGCACATCCCGGCCATCCCGAAGACGCGGAGCTGGCCGTCGCTGCCCGCGCTGGAGAGCCAGGAGCTGACACCCGCGTTCCTGAAGTCGCTGGACTGCGCCATCATCGTCACGGATCACAGCGCGTTTGACTACGCCGCGATCCTGGAGCACGCCCCGCTCATTGTGGACACGCGCAACGCGCTGGGCGGATTGCCCGATCCGGACGGGAAGGTCTGCAAGGCTTGATTGGGGCCGCGCGGACGGGTCACCGTTAGTGTTTGAAGTTTCGTAATACTTTTGGCGTCTGAAGTAAGGCGTTCGCCGATACGAGTCGCCTTATTTATGCTGGATGTATTCGTCATTCCCGCGAAAGCGGGAATCCAGTTGAATTCAGAGGTTTGTGCGATCACGTTGCTGGATCCCCGCGTTCGCGGGGATGACGGTGTTCGATCACCGAGAGCCGCCACCGTTGGGTACGACGAGGGTGACTACTTCAGACGGCTGAAGAATTACAAAGTCTCTGATTGCTTCGCAATCAGCACACATTGCCGGGACGGCTGCGCCCCGTTCCTCGCGCGTACGGAAAACGTACTTGCGGGCCGGGCGCGGGCGTCTCGCAGTTTTTTTTAACGTAGCGGCTTGTGTCGCGTTGCTACATCCATTACGGACTAACACGGGCGGCGGCTTCGCCGCCGGGCAGGCGGGGACGCCTGCGCTCCCAGCCTTTGACACTTCCTTGATTGCGTTTTCTGTACATTGGTTTGCATGGGGCCAATACGGGAATGCTGAGGTGTTTCTCTCGGGAGCAGGAGCTACAGCATGAAAATCATGGTAACAGGCGCGGCCGGTTTCATCGGCTTCCACACCAGCAAGCGGCTGCTCGAGCGTGGCGACACGGTCGTCGGCGTCGACAATATGAACGATTACTACGATGTTTCGCTGAAGGAGGCGCGGCTCGAACAGTTGCGGGCCTACCCGGCGTTCTCCTTTGAGCGAGTGGACCTGGCGGACCGGGACGGGATGGCGGCGCTCTTCAGCGGGCAGAAGCCGCAGCGCGTCATCAACCTGGCGGCCCAGGCCGGCGTCCGCTACTCCATCCAGAACCCGCACGCCTACGTGGATTCCAATCTGGTGGGCTTTATCAACGTGCTCGAAGGCTGCCGCCACAACGGCGTGGAGCACCTCGTGTACGCCTCGTCAAGCTCGGTCTACGGCAGCAACAAGAACCTGCCCTTTTCCGTCGCCGACAGCGTGGATCACCCGGTGAGCCTCTACGCGGCCACGAAGAAGGCCAACGAGCTGATGGCGCACAGCTACAGCCACCTCTACCGCATCCCGACGACGGGGCTGCGCTTCTTCACGGTCTACGGCCCCTGGGGACGCCCCGACATGGCCGCGTTTCTCTTCGCCAAAGCCATTATGGAGGACCGCCCGATTGACGTGTTCAACCACGGCAAGATGCGGCGGGATTTCACCTACATTGATGACATCGTGACCGGGATCGTCCGCACGCTGGACAGCGTCCCGGCGCCGGATCCGGACTACAACGCGCACGAGCCGACGCCCGAGCGCAGCGCGGCGCCCTACCGCATCTACAACATCGGCAACAACCAGTCGGTCGAGCTGAACTACTTCATCGAGCTCATCGAGAAGCGCCTGGGCAAAGAGGCGCAGAAGAACTATCTCGATATGCAGCCCGGCGACGTCGAGGAGACTTGCGCCGATGTGGACGCGCTCATGAACGATGTCGGCTTCAGCCCGGACACGCCAATCGAAACGGGTCTGAACAACTTCGTGGACTGGTACATGTCCTACTACGGCGGCTGATAGCGCCCGGCGGGCCCCCGGAACCAGGGCAATCGCATTTAAACTCGATCTCGGCATATGGGCGTAAACTTGAGTCGATTTGGAACCGTGAATCAACGATAGTGAGCGTTTTGGAGCGCCGGCATCTGTGCCGGCACGGTCGGGGATTCGCCGCAGGCGAAATGCCAGCGCTCCAACACGCGCCCTTCTTATCATTGAAGGTGGTTCATGTGGCGCTCGGCCCGAGTTGGAAGTTTAAGTGCGATTGCCCTGCCCCCGGAACTGGCGGCGTCGCGGGCGGTTCGGGTATGCTTTCCCATTACCGGTATCGTAGCGCTCCGTGCGCGCAAGCGCGGCGCGCGCAATCGCGCCAGGCTGCGCTGTCCGCCTTCGGCGCGGAAGAAATGGTATTCACGGCCGAAGGCTTGTTTTCACTCCAGCCAGGGCCGAAGGCTTGTTTCATTCCAGCCTGGCCCGACGGCCCAGGACAAGGGATTCGTCCGGGCTTGAGGGCTGAAAGCCCGCTCCATAGCGCCTGCAACGCATCGATACGAACTACACTATAAGCATTTGTAACAGGAATTGGGTCTTATCATGATTACTGCACGTCATTTTCGGCTGTCCACGACGATATTGCTGGCCATTTCGGCGGGCTTCGCTTCTTTGACCGGCTGCGGGAAAAAAGCCGACACCGCGCCCGCGCCGGAACCCCGATCGGAGGCGCCGGCCCCGGAAGCGCCGGAGACCGCCCGGGACGCGGCGGCCGAAGCGGACGAACCGCTTCCGGAAGGCGGGATATTCGCGGATATTGCCGCGGCGAACTTTGTGGCGCTGCATGCGCTGCAGCGGGAGTACGAGGCCGGCGGCGAAACCACCGCGGCGGTGGACGAGGCCTTCGCGGCGCGCTGGAAGTCGATCGCCGAGAAGGTCAAGCCGAAGACGCTCGTGCCGAATCTGGAGTTTCTCGATATCGCCACGCGGGTCAGCGGCAAGGAGGAATACACCTATTCGATCCTGTTCCGGCCCACGGCGGATCTGGACACGAACTACCACCTGGCGTTTGACGGGTCGGTCCTTCCGTCCAACGCGCGTTTTCTGGAAGGGAAGCACCAGGAACGCGCGATGGTGAAATTCCGCCGCCGCATGGACGACCACCCGACGTCCACCTGGAAAAAGGGGCGCTATTATGTAGTTGAAGCCAAGTCGGAGTTTCCGCTTATTCCGTATAACCTGCTGATGATGGCCTTCTCCCCCACGGAGGAGGAATTCTGGACACAGGTCGGGGAGCGCCTGAGCCTGGGCTGGCAGTGGGCCGCCGCCGATGAGGACGCGTTCCTCGCGAAGGTGGAGGCGTGCGCCAGCCCCCTGGCGCTCTACGAAATCGCGCCGCCCGGGCCGGTGCTGACGGAGCGGTTGCGGAAGGCGATCGACGCCCGGTGGGCCGCGCTGTCGGCGGGCATGACGTCGCAAAAGCTGCACGACGGGCTGGAGCTCCTCGCCCTGGAGACGAAGGCGACGGGCGCGAAGGAATACACGTTTTCCTTCCTGATCCGCTCGACCCGGGACATCAGCACGGAATACATCCTCACGGTGCTGGGCCGGGTGGACGCGGGCCACGTGCAGCACATCAAGCCGCAGGAACCGGGCGCCACGCACACCTCGTGGTATATCAATCTCAGGCACGATCCCACGTTCACGTGGAAGGCGGGGGAGTATCACGTCGCGCCGCTGACCATCGAAACGGAGATTATTCCGTACAACATCAGCGTCTGGGCGTCCCCGCGCGGCGAGGGCACCCGGTGGGATTGGGATCGCAAGGGCCCGATCATCGATCTGGGCTGGCAGGCGGACGTCCGCGAGTAAACCGGCCGGGGCCCGCGGGAACGCGGCGCCGCCAGGGTATTGCAATTTCATGTCGAACAACGTCTACATCCTCAGCAAGTCGCAACTCGGCGGCGCGGTCACGATCAGCGGCGCCAAGAACAGCGTCCTCAAGCTGCTGACCGCCTCCATCCTCACGGGCAAACCCGTCACCATCCAGAATTACCCGACGGCGATGCTCGATGTGGAAATTCATCAGGAGATGCTGGAAGTCCTGGGCAAGCGCTGCACCGTGAACGGCGATACGCTGCACATTGAGGAAATCACCAGCCCGCCCTCGGCCCTGGACTGGGAAAAGCGCTCCATCCGGAACACGCTCCTGATCCTCGGCGCGCTGACGGCCCGCACCGGCGCCGGGCGCGTGCCCCTTCCCGGGGGATGCCAGCTGGGCGATCGCAAGTTCGACCTCCACGTCGAGGTGCTGGAGGCGCTGGGCGCGCGCGTCACCGAGAACGAGGGCTGGCTCGAAGCCTCGGCGCCCGATGGGCTGACCGGCGCGGATATCCACCTGCGCCTGCGATCCACCGGCGCGACGGAAAACGCCATCCTCTGCGGCACGCTGGCCAAAGGCGTCACCCGCGTCTGGAATCCGCACATCCGCCCGGAGATCCTGGACCTGATCGCCATGCTTCGCGCCATGGGCGCGACGATCGAGGTCTTCGGGCAGGAGCACATCGCCATTACCGGGCGCGAGGTGCTTCAGGGCGCGCTGCACCGGGCCATCCCCGACAACATGGAGGCGATCACCTGGCTCATCGGAGCGGCGATCACCGGCGGCGAGGTGGAAATCCGGAATTTCCCCTGGGAGCACCTGGAAGTGCCCCTGATCTTCCTGCGGGACAGCGGCGCGCGCGTCTTCCGGAGCGATGATTGCGCGCTCGTGCGCGGCAGCCGGTGCTACCCGGTCGAAATCAGCACCGGGCCCTACCCCGGCATCAACTCCGACATGCAGCCGCTCTTCGCGGCCTTCGGCGCCTGCGCGCGGGGGGAAAGCCGCATTACGGACCTCCGTTTCGTCGGCCGCTACGGCTATGCGGAAGAATTTCGCAAGATGGGCGTCCAGACCGACGCATCCGACAACATTTTGAAGATCGCGGGCGGCGCGCCGCTGCACGGGGCGGAAGTCACCGCGCTGGATCTGCGCGCCGGCGCGGCCCTGAGCCTGCTCGGCATGGCGGCGTCCGGCCAGACGCGCATCCTCGACGCCTGGCAGATCGAGCGCGGCTACAACGACTTTGTCCGCAAGCTGAAGGCGTTGGGCGGGCAGATCGCCGTCGAGGAAGGCGATTCGTGACGCTGGAGGCGGCATTACGCGGCATCGGCTGCCCGTGCGAGCGGGATGTCTCGCTGCGCAAATACGCTTCGTGGCGCGTAGGCGGACCCGTGGACTGGCTCGTCCATCCGGAAAGCGTGGCCCAGTTGTCCGCCGTCCTCGCCGCGTGCCACGAACGCGGCGTCCCGATTCTGATTATCGGCCACGGCACCAACCTGCTCTTCGACGACGCGGGCTTTCGCGGCGTGATCATTCGCATCGCGGAGAATCTCTCGGCCTTCTCCATCGCGGGCAACCGCATCACAGCCGAGGCCGGGGTCTGGGTTCCGCAGATTGCGCGGGCGGCGGGCCGCGCCGGACTCGCGGGGCTGGAACACACTATCGGCATCCCCGGGACGCTTGGCGGGCTCGTGGTGATGAACGGCGGGAGCAAGCGCCAGTCCGTCGGCGATTGCGTCGCGTGGGTCCGCGTGCTGGGGCCGGACGGATCCGAGCGCACGTTGACGCAATCGGAGTGTCAATTCGCCTACCGCTCCTCCCTGTTGCAGCGGGGGGGCCAGGTCGTCGCCGAAGTGGGGCTGTGCTGCGGGCCGGGCGATCCCGCCGCAATGCGGCGCGAAATGCTGGCGATCCTGCGTGATCGCAACGGGAAATTCCCGCGAAAACAACCCAACTGCGGTTCGGTTTTTGTCGGCGGCGGCGAGATGT
This is a stretch of genomic DNA from Candidatus Hydrogenedentota bacterium. It encodes these proteins:
- the murB gene encoding UDP-N-acetylmuramate dehydrogenase; this encodes MGCPCERDVSLRKYASWRVGGPVDWLVHPESVAQLSAVLAACHERGVPILIIGHGTNLLFDDAGFRGVIIRIAENLSAFSIAGNRITAEAGVWVPQIARAAGRAGLAGLEHTIGIPGTLGGLVVMNGGSKRQSVGDCVAWVRVLGPDGSERTLTQSECQFAYRSSLLQRGGQVVAEVGLCCGPGDPAAMRREMLAILRDRNGKFPRKQPNCGSVFVGGGEMFQRFGPPGKVIEDTGLKGMRIGDAKVSEQHANFIVNLGEATSRDTLALIHLIRDRVHERTGLWLQCEVRYVSTAGAVLPASELATIG